One segment of Tenrec ecaudatus isolate mTenEca1 chromosome 1, mTenEca1.hap1, whole genome shotgun sequence DNA contains the following:
- the TARDBP gene encoding TAR DNA-binding protein 43 isoform X2, with protein MSEYIRVTEDENDEPIEIPSEDDGTVLLSTVTAQFPGACGLRYRNPVSQCMRGVRLVEGILHAPDAGWRNLVYVVNYPKDNKRKMDETDASSAVKVKRAVQKTSDLIVLGLPWKTTEQDLKEYFSTFGEVLMVQVKKDIKTGHSKGFGFVRFTEYETQVKVMSQRHMIDGRWCDCKLPNSKQSPDEPLRSRKVFVGRCTEDMTADELQQFFSQYGEVVDVFIPKPFRAFAFVTFADDQVAQSLCGEDLIIKGISVHISNAEPKHSNNRQLERSGRFAGNPGILLSTCFLIQEFVVTLHRLRL; from the exons ATGTCTGAATATATCCGGGTAACCGAAGATGAGAACGACGAGCCCATTGAGATCCCCTCGGAAGATGACGGCACTGTGCTCCTGTCCACCGTGACAGCCCAGTTTCCGGGGGCCTGTGGCCTGCGCTACCGGAACCCCGTGTCACAGTGTATGAGAGGGGTGCGGCTGGTGGAGGGAATTCTGCACGCCCCCGATGCCGGCTGGCGGAATCTGGTCTATGTTGTTAACTATCCCAAAG ataataaaagaaaaatggatgAGACAGATGCTTCATCAGCGGTGAAAGTGAAGAGAGCCGTCCAGAAAACGTCTGATTTGATAGTGTTGGGTCTCCCGTGGAAAACAACTGAGCAGGATTTGAAGGAATATTTTAGTACTTTTGGAGAAGTCCTCATGGTGCAG GTCAAGAAAGATATTAAAACTGGTCATTCAAAGGGATTTGGTTTTGTCCGTTTTACGGAGTACGAGACCCAGGTGAAAGTCATGTCACAGCGACACATGATAGATGGACGTTGGTGCGACTGTAAGCTTCCGAATTCTAAG CAAAGCCCAGATGAGCCTCTGAGGAGCAGAAAGGTGTTCGTGGGGCGCTGTACGGAGGATATGACTGCGGATGAGCTGCAGCAGTTCTTTTCCCAGTATGGAGAAGTGGTAGATGTCTTCATTCCCAAACCATTCAGGGCTTTTGCCTTTGTTACATTTGCGGATGATCAG GTCGCCCAGTCTCTTTGTGGAGAGGACTTGATCATTAAAGGAATCAGCGTGCATATATCCAATGCTGAACCTAAGCACAGTAACAATAGACAGTTAGAAAGAAGTGGAAGATTTGCTGGGAATCCAG GAATCCTTCTGTCTACATGCTTTCTCATTCAAGAATTCGTCGTCACACTGCACAGACTGCGTCTTTGA
- the TARDBP gene encoding TAR DNA-binding protein 43 isoform X1, whose translation MSEYIRVTEDENDEPIEIPSEDDGTVLLSTVTAQFPGACGLRYRNPVSQCMRGVRLVEGILHAPDAGWRNLVYVVNYPKDNKRKMDETDASSAVKVKRAVQKTSDLIVLGLPWKTTEQDLKEYFSTFGEVLMVQVKKDIKTGHSKGFGFVRFTEYETQVKVMSQRHMIDGRWCDCKLPNSKQSPDEPLRSRKVFVGRCTEDMTADELQQFFSQYGEVVDVFIPKPFRAFAFVTFADDQVAQSLCGEDLIIKGISVHISNAEPKHSNNRQLERSGRFAGNPGGFGNQGGFGNSRGGGAGLGNNQGSNMGGGMNFGAFSINPAMMAAAQAALQSSWGMMGMLASQQNQSGPSGNNQSQGNMQREPNQAFGSGNNSYSGSNSGAPIGWGSASNAGSGSGFNGGFGSSMDSKSSGWGM comes from the exons ATGTCTGAATATATCCGGGTAACCGAAGATGAGAACGACGAGCCCATTGAGATCCCCTCGGAAGATGACGGCACTGTGCTCCTGTCCACCGTGACAGCCCAGTTTCCGGGGGCCTGTGGCCTGCGCTACCGGAACCCCGTGTCACAGTGTATGAGAGGGGTGCGGCTGGTGGAGGGAATTCTGCACGCCCCCGATGCCGGCTGGCGGAATCTGGTCTATGTTGTTAACTATCCCAAAG ataataaaagaaaaatggatgAGACAGATGCTTCATCAGCGGTGAAAGTGAAGAGAGCCGTCCAGAAAACGTCTGATTTGATAGTGTTGGGTCTCCCGTGGAAAACAACTGAGCAGGATTTGAAGGAATATTTTAGTACTTTTGGAGAAGTCCTCATGGTGCAG GTCAAGAAAGATATTAAAACTGGTCATTCAAAGGGATTTGGTTTTGTCCGTTTTACGGAGTACGAGACCCAGGTGAAAGTCATGTCACAGCGACACATGATAGATGGACGTTGGTGCGACTGTAAGCTTCCGAATTCTAAG CAAAGCCCAGATGAGCCTCTGAGGAGCAGAAAGGTGTTCGTGGGGCGCTGTACGGAGGATATGACTGCGGATGAGCTGCAGCAGTTCTTTTCCCAGTATGGAGAAGTGGTAGATGTCTTCATTCCCAAACCATTCAGGGCTTTTGCCTTTGTTACATTTGCGGATGATCAG GTCGCCCAGTCTCTTTGTGGAGAGGACTTGATCATTAAAGGAATCAGCGTGCATATATCCAATGCTGAACCTAAGCACAGTAACAATAGACAGTTAGAAAGAAGTGGAAGATTTGCTGGGAATCCAGGTGGATTTGGGAATCAGGGTGGATTTGGGAATAGTCGAGGGGGCGGGGCTGGCTTGGGAAATAATCAAGGTAGTAATATGGGTGGGGGAATGAACTTTGGGGCTTTTAGCATTAATCCAGCAATGATGGCCGCAGCCCAAGCAGcattgcagagcagctggggaatGATGGGCATGCTAGCCAGTCAGCAGAACCAGTCAGGCCCGTCGGGTAATAACCAAAGTCAAGGCAACATGCAAAGGGAGCCAAATCAGGCCTTTGGTTCTGGAAATAACTCTTACAGTGGCTCCAATTCCGGTGCCCCAATTGGCTGGGGATCAGCCTCCAATGCAGGGTCGGGCAGTGGTTTTAACGGAGGCTTTGGCTCAAGCATGGATTCCAAATCCTCTGGCTGGGGAATGTAG
- the TARDBP gene encoding TAR DNA-binding protein 43 isoform X3, which translates to MSEYIRVTEDENDEPIEIPSEDDGTVLLSTVTAQFPGACGLRYRNPVSQCMRGVRLVEGILHAPDAGWRNLVYVVNYPKDNKRKMDETDASSAVKVKRAVQKTSDLIVLGLPWKTTEQDLKEYFSTFGEVLMVQVKKDIKTGHSKGFGFVRFTEYETQVKVMSQRHMIDGRWCDCKLPNSKQSPDEPLRSRKVFVGRCTEDMTADELQQFFSQYGEVVDVFIPKPFRAFAFVTFADDQVAQSLCGEDLIIKGISVHISNAEPKHSNNRQLERSGRFAGNPVHLISNVCGRSTSLKVVL; encoded by the exons ATGTCTGAATATATCCGGGTAACCGAAGATGAGAACGACGAGCCCATTGAGATCCCCTCGGAAGATGACGGCACTGTGCTCCTGTCCACCGTGACAGCCCAGTTTCCGGGGGCCTGTGGCCTGCGCTACCGGAACCCCGTGTCACAGTGTATGAGAGGGGTGCGGCTGGTGGAGGGAATTCTGCACGCCCCCGATGCCGGCTGGCGGAATCTGGTCTATGTTGTTAACTATCCCAAAG ataataaaagaaaaatggatgAGACAGATGCTTCATCAGCGGTGAAAGTGAAGAGAGCCGTCCAGAAAACGTCTGATTTGATAGTGTTGGGTCTCCCGTGGAAAACAACTGAGCAGGATTTGAAGGAATATTTTAGTACTTTTGGAGAAGTCCTCATGGTGCAG GTCAAGAAAGATATTAAAACTGGTCATTCAAAGGGATTTGGTTTTGTCCGTTTTACGGAGTACGAGACCCAGGTGAAAGTCATGTCACAGCGACACATGATAGATGGACGTTGGTGCGACTGTAAGCTTCCGAATTCTAAG CAAAGCCCAGATGAGCCTCTGAGGAGCAGAAAGGTGTTCGTGGGGCGCTGTACGGAGGATATGACTGCGGATGAGCTGCAGCAGTTCTTTTCCCAGTATGGAGAAGTGGTAGATGTCTTCATTCCCAAACCATTCAGGGCTTTTGCCTTTGTTACATTTGCGGATGATCAG GTCGCCCAGTCTCTTTGTGGAGAGGACTTGATCATTAAAGGAATCAGCGTGCATATATCCAATGCTGAACCTAAGCACAGTAACAATAGACAGTTAGAAAGAAGTGGAAGATTTGCTGGGAATCCAG TTCATCTCATTTCAAATGTTTGTGGAAGAAGCACTTCATTGAAAGTAGTGCTATAA